In one Drosophila pseudoobscura strain MV-25-SWS-2005 chromosome X, UCI_Dpse_MV25, whole genome shotgun sequence genomic region, the following are encoded:
- the LOC6901667 gene encoding protein Cep78 homolog isoform X27 codes for MSLGRVSGIRNGMMRELAKKVTVPKLVKKSSKSRSFHFRYLELCRNKNLTPLPEIRKKSNETTLLELYADKLTVSDWLLIIEAIHHDLTLKTFVLRMRRTYQHNTIDPIDTENRARRFTQRPVIFTRFIFRALVQAISNCVLSNKNLTVVKLEGLPLYEGYIEGITKSLSGNDRLETLSFRKSTLGDKGCQLVCNTAKYLNRITIVDLSECNITCQGAVYVAEMIKIQKISRFTEGWEKSLRYQTPDMNSLLGLRTVLLANNPNIGDKGLSCIVDVLKEDAWIRVVDMQGCGLTDVGANDILSLLDLNTFIKEFHVRNNVGISQALQRTIHERLLPPEIEHKQEDEFDSNFLRDTENGKYPQGKKATIVKLLSHAKAVEDKLAFERVLRQKAEDLNFKLTKQLMYKDSQMADDNVSQRPDTPKDHMQMKKDVKVSPTPRQMRKTNEYIEMKEDFQESPTHRQMRKTKEYMEMEEDVPESPTYRQMRKTKEYMEMKEDVPESPRYRQMRKTKEYMEMKEDVPESPRYRQMRKTKEYMEMKEDVPESPTYRQMRKTKEYMEKKEDVPESPTYRQMRKTNEYLEMEEDVPESPKYRQMRKNKEYMEMKEDVRESPKYRQMRKTNEYLEMEEDVPESPKYRQMRKNKEYMEMKEDVRESPKYRQMRKTNEYLEMEEDVPESPKYRQMRKTNEYQEMEEDVPESPTYRQMRKTNEYLEMEEDVPESPKYRQMRKTNEYLEMEEDVPESPTYRQMRQTNEYLEMEEEYLSGSSTYCATLVGSSMTTPELTPRSDAKTLCPYDESEDTDSRSQGMDPMEFSHLDVRKVRSEMKYVESNVNEGKKNRESKSDHEFANELHFKLNSMVHFERDIGDSAKVSAKQAHRYEDAGDEQDIGPTSMIQDGSKQVVEQINLPTKKKTGVVKAGQKQRRARNDGGGDGQCNSVEQSEHHIGPTVMIKDGQTQEQDRNDGGGDGKRSKVAKQRRRAKMPDSIG; via the exons atGTCTCTCGGCCGTGTGTCGGGGATACGGAATGGTATGATGAGAGAGCTAGCAAAGAAGGTGACGGTGCCGAAGCTCGTAAAGAAATCAAGCAAGAGCCGGTCGTTCCATTTCCGCTATCTGGAACTATGTCGCAACAAGAACCTGACACCGCTACCTGAGATACGCAAAAAGTCAAATGAGACCACACTTCTAGAGTTATACGCCGACAAGCTGACCGTGAGCGACTGGCTCCTGATCATCGAGGCCATTCACCATGATCTGACTTTGAAGACCTTTGTGCTGCGCATGCGTCGCACCTATCAGCACA ATACAATTGATCCCATCGACACGGAGAATCGTGCCCGACGCTTTACCCAGCGTCCCGTGATATTTACGCGCTTTATTTTCCGTGCCCTCGTCCAGGCCATCTCAAATTGTGTTTTGAGCAACAAGAATCTCACAGTGGTCAAGCTGGAGGGTCTTCCCCTTTATGAAGGATACATCGAGGGCATTACCAAG TCGCTGTCCGGCAACGACCGCCTGGAGACATTGAGCTTCCGCAAGTCCACGCTCGGGGACAAGGGCTGCCAACTGGTTTGCAATACAGCCAAGTACCTCAACCGCATTACCATAGTCGATCTATCCGAGTGCAACATCACCTGCCAAGGGGCCGTTTACGTGGCCGAAATGATCAAG ATTCAAAAGATTTCACGTTTCACGGAGGGGTGGGAGAAATCGTTGCGCTACCAGACTCCCGATATGAATTCGTTGTTGGGCTTGCGCACGGTTCTTCTCGCGAACAATCCCAATATTGGGGACAAAGGCCTCTCATGCATCGTCGATGTGCTGAAGGAGGATGCCTGGATAAGGG TCGTCGACATGCAGGGCTGTGGCCTGACAGATGTTGGAGCCAATGATATACTCAGCCTACTGGATCTGAATACTTTCATCAAGGAGTTCCATGTACGCAACAACGTGGGGATCAGCCAGGCATTGCAGCGTACCATTCACGAACGCCTGCTGCCGCCCGAAATCGAACATAAGCAGGAAGACGAGTTCGATTCCAACTTTTTGAGAGACACAGAAAACGGAAAATATCCCCAGGGCAAGAAGGCTACTATCGTCAAATTGCTCTCGCACGCCAAGGCCGTTGAGGACAAGCTGGCCTTCGAGCGCGTTCTACGTCAGAAGGCCGAGGACCTGAACTTCAAGCTCACCAAGCAACTAATGTACAAGGACAGCCAGATGGCCGATGACAACGTCTCGCAACGCCCCGATACGCCCAAAGATCATATGCAAATGAAGAAGGACGTCAAAGT ATCGCCGACACCCCGCCAGATGCGCAAGACCAACGAATATATAGAAATGAAGGAAGACTTCCAAGA GTCGCCAACACATCGCCAGATGCGCAAGACCAAGGAATATATGGAGATGGAAGAAGACGTCCCAGA GTCGCCAACATATCGCCAGATGCGCAAGACCAAGGAATATATGGAAATGAAGGAAGACGTGCCAGA GTCGCCAAGATATCGCCAGATGCGCAAGACCAAGGAATATATGGAAATGAAGGAAGACGTGCCAGA GTCGCCAAGATATCGCCAGATGCGCAAGACCAAGGAATATATGGAAATGAAGGAAGACGTGCCAGA ATCGCCAACATATCGCCAGATGCGCAAGACCAAGGAATATATGGAAAAGAAGGAAGACGTGCCAGA GTCGCCAACATATCGCCAGATGCGCAAGACCAACGAATATCTGGAGATGGAAGAAGACGTGCCAGA GTCACCAAAATATCGCCAGATGCGCAAGAACAAGGAATATATGGAAATGAAGGAAGACGTGCGAGA GTCGCCGAAATATCGCCAGATGCGCAAGACAAACGAATATCTGGAGATGGAAGAAGACGTGCCAGA GTCACCAAAATATCGCCAGATGCGCAAGAACAAGGAATATATGGAAATGAAGGAAGACGTGCGAGA GTCGCCGAAATATCGCCAAATGCGCAAGACCAACGAATATCTGGAGATGGAAGAAGACGTCCCGGA GTCGCCAAAATATCGCCAGATGCGCAAGACCAACGAATATCAGGAGATGGAAGAAGACGTGCCAGA GTCACCGACATATCGCCAGATGCGCAAGACCAACGAATATCTGGAGATGGAAGAAGACGTCCCGGA GTCGCCAAAATATCGCCAGATGCGCAAGACCAACGAATATCTGGAGATGGAAGAAGACGTGCCAGA GTCGCCGACATATCGTCAGATGCGCCAGACCAACGAATATCTGGAGATGGAAGAAGAATACCTCTCAGg ATCATCGACTTATTGCGCGACACTGGTGGGCAGCTCCATGACTACCCCGGAGTTGACTCCACGCAGCGACGCGAAAACGCTGTGTCCGTACGATGAATCTGAGGATACCGATAGCCGTTCCCAGGGAATGGACCCAATGGAGTTCAGCCATTTGGACGTTCGCAAGGTGCGCAGCGAGATGAAATACGTTGAGAGTAACGTGAATGAAGGCAAAAAGAATCGCGAGTCGAAGTCTGACCACGAGTTCGCCAACGAACTACAT TTCAAGCTAAACTCGATGGTACATTTCGAGCGGGATATTGGCGACAGTGCCAAAGTGTCCGCCAAACAAGCTCATCGTTACGAAGACGCCGGAGACGAGCAGGACATTGGTCCTACATCCATGATTCAGGACGGTTCTAAGCAAGTCGTGGAGCAAATCAATCTGCCAACTAAGAAGAAGACAGGCGTGGTCAAGGCCGGACAAAAGCAACGTCGTGCTCGTAACGATGGAGGCGGTGACGGACAATGCAACTCCGTAGAACAATCAGAGCATCACATTGGGCCCACTGTCATGATAAAGGACGGTCAAACACAGGAACAAGATCGTAATGATGGTGGTGGAGACGGCAAGCGTTCGAAGGTGGCAAAACAGCGACGCCGTGCTAAGATGCCGGACAGTATCGGTTAA
- the LOC6901667 gene encoding protein Cep78 homolog isoform X29: protein MSLGRVSGIRNGMMRELAKKVTVPKLVKKSSKSRSFHFRYLELCRNKNLTPLPEIRKKSNETTLLELYADKLTVSDWLLIIEAIHHDLTLKTFVLRMRRTYQHNTIDPIDTENRARRFTQRPVIFTRFIFRALVQAISNCVLSNKNLTVVKLEGLPLYEGYIEGITKSLSGNDRLETLSFRKSTLGDKGCQLVCNTAKYLNRITIVDLSECNITCQGAVYVAEMIKIQKISRFTEGWEKSLRYQTPDMNSLLGLRTVLLANNPNIGDKGLSCIVDVLKEDAWIRVVDMQGCGLTDVGANDILSLLDLNTFIKEFHVRNNVGISQALQRTIHERLLPPEIEHKQEDEFDSNFLRDTENGKYPQGKKATIVKLLSHAKAVEDKLAFERVLRQKAEDLNFKLTKQLMYKDSQMADDNVSQRPDTPKDHMQMKKDVKVSPTPRQMRKTNEYIEMKEDFQESPTHRQMRKTKEYMEMEEDVPESPTYRQMRKTKEYMEMKEDVPESPTYRQMRKTNEYLEMEEDVPESPKYRQMRKTKEYMEMKEDVRESPKYRQMRKTNEYLEMEEDVPESPQYRQMRKTNEYLEMEGDVPESPKYRQMRKTKEYMEMKEDVRESPKYRQMRKTNEYLEMEEDVPESPKYRQMRKTNEYQEMEEDVPESPTYRQMRKTNEYLEMEEDVPESPKYRQMRKTNEYLEMEEDVPESPTYRQMRQTNEYLEMEEEYLSGSSTYCATLVGSSMTTPELTPRSDAKTLCPYDESEDTDSRSQGMDPMEFSHLDVRKVRSEMKYVESNVNEGKKNRESKSDHEFANELHFKLNSMVHFERDIGDSAKVSAKQAHRYEDAGDEQDIGPTSMIQDGSKQVVEQINLPTKKKTGVVKAGQKQRRARNDGGGDGQCNSVEQSEHHIGPTVMIKDGQTQEQDRNDGGGDGKRSKVAKQRRRAKMPDSIG, encoded by the exons atGTCTCTCGGCCGTGTGTCGGGGATACGGAATGGTATGATGAGAGAGCTAGCAAAGAAGGTGACGGTGCCGAAGCTCGTAAAGAAATCAAGCAAGAGCCGGTCGTTCCATTTCCGCTATCTGGAACTATGTCGCAACAAGAACCTGACACCGCTACCTGAGATACGCAAAAAGTCAAATGAGACCACACTTCTAGAGTTATACGCCGACAAGCTGACCGTGAGCGACTGGCTCCTGATCATCGAGGCCATTCACCATGATCTGACTTTGAAGACCTTTGTGCTGCGCATGCGTCGCACCTATCAGCACA ATACAATTGATCCCATCGACACGGAGAATCGTGCCCGACGCTTTACCCAGCGTCCCGTGATATTTACGCGCTTTATTTTCCGTGCCCTCGTCCAGGCCATCTCAAATTGTGTTTTGAGCAACAAGAATCTCACAGTGGTCAAGCTGGAGGGTCTTCCCCTTTATGAAGGATACATCGAGGGCATTACCAAG TCGCTGTCCGGCAACGACCGCCTGGAGACATTGAGCTTCCGCAAGTCCACGCTCGGGGACAAGGGCTGCCAACTGGTTTGCAATACAGCCAAGTACCTCAACCGCATTACCATAGTCGATCTATCCGAGTGCAACATCACCTGCCAAGGGGCCGTTTACGTGGCCGAAATGATCAAG ATTCAAAAGATTTCACGTTTCACGGAGGGGTGGGAGAAATCGTTGCGCTACCAGACTCCCGATATGAATTCGTTGTTGGGCTTGCGCACGGTTCTTCTCGCGAACAATCCCAATATTGGGGACAAAGGCCTCTCATGCATCGTCGATGTGCTGAAGGAGGATGCCTGGATAAGGG TCGTCGACATGCAGGGCTGTGGCCTGACAGATGTTGGAGCCAATGATATACTCAGCCTACTGGATCTGAATACTTTCATCAAGGAGTTCCATGTACGCAACAACGTGGGGATCAGCCAGGCATTGCAGCGTACCATTCACGAACGCCTGCTGCCGCCCGAAATCGAACATAAGCAGGAAGACGAGTTCGATTCCAACTTTTTGAGAGACACAGAAAACGGAAAATATCCCCAGGGCAAGAAGGCTACTATCGTCAAATTGCTCTCGCACGCCAAGGCCGTTGAGGACAAGCTGGCCTTCGAGCGCGTTCTACGTCAGAAGGCCGAGGACCTGAACTTCAAGCTCACCAAGCAACTAATGTACAAGGACAGCCAGATGGCCGATGACAACGTCTCGCAACGCCCCGATACGCCCAAAGATCATATGCAAATGAAGAAGGACGTCAAAGT ATCGCCGACACCCCGCCAGATGCGCAAGACCAACGAATATATAGAAATGAAGGAAGACTTCCAAGA GTCGCCAACACATCGCCAGATGCGCAAGACCAAGGAATATATGGAGATGGAAGAAGACGTCCCAGA GTCGCCAACATATCGCCAGATGCGCAAGACCAAGGAATATATGGAAATGAAGGAAGACGTGCCAGA GTCGCCAACATATCGCCAGATGCGCAAGACCAACGAATATCTGGAGATGGAAGAAGACGTGCCAGA GTCACCAAAATATCGCCAGATGCGCAAGACCAAGGAATATATGGAAATGAAGGAAGACGTGCGAGA GTCGCCGAAATATCGCCAAATGCGCAAGACCAACGAATATCTGGAGATGGAAGAAGACGTCCCGGA GTCGCCGCAATATCGCCAGATGCGCAAGACCAACGAATATCTGGAGATGGAAGGAGACGTGCCAGA GTCACCAAAATATCGCCAGATGCGCAAGACCAAGGAATATATGGAAATGAAGGAAGACGTGCGAGA GTCGCCGAAATATCGCCAAATGCGCAAGACCAACGAATATCTGGAGATGGAAGAAGACGTCCCGGA GTCGCCAAAATATCGCCAGATGCGCAAGACCAACGAATATCAGGAGATGGAAGAAGACGTGCCAGA GTCACCGACATATCGCCAGATGCGCAAGACCAACGAATATCTGGAGATGGAAGAAGACGTCCCGGA GTCGCCAAAATATCGCCAGATGCGCAAGACCAACGAATATCTGGAGATGGAAGAAGACGTGCCAGA GTCGCCGACATATCGTCAGATGCGCCAGACCAACGAATATCTGGAGATGGAAGAAGAATACCTCTCAGg ATCATCGACTTATTGCGCGACACTGGTGGGCAGCTCCATGACTACCCCGGAGTTGACTCCACGCAGCGACGCGAAAACGCTGTGTCCGTACGATGAATCTGAGGATACCGATAGCCGTTCCCAGGGAATGGACCCAATGGAGTTCAGCCATTTGGACGTTCGCAAGGTGCGCAGCGAGATGAAATACGTTGAGAGTAACGTGAATGAAGGCAAAAAGAATCGCGAGTCGAAGTCTGACCACGAGTTCGCCAACGAACTACAT TTCAAGCTAAACTCGATGGTACATTTCGAGCGGGATATTGGCGACAGTGCCAAAGTGTCCGCCAAACAAGCTCATCGTTACGAAGACGCCGGAGACGAGCAGGACATTGGTCCTACATCCATGATTCAGGACGGTTCTAAGCAAGTCGTGGAGCAAATCAATCTGCCAACTAAGAAGAAGACAGGCGTGGTCAAGGCCGGACAAAAGCAACGTCGTGCTCGTAACGATGGAGGCGGTGACGGACAATGCAACTCCGTAGAACAATCAGAGCATCACATTGGGCCCACTGTCATGATAAAGGACGGTCAAACACAGGAACAAGATCGTAATGATGGTGGTGGAGACGGCAAGCGTTCGAAGGTGGCAAAACAGCGACGCCGTGCTAAGATGCCGGACAGTATCGGTTAA
- the LOC6901667 gene encoding protein Cep78 homolog isoform X22 codes for MSLGRVSGIRNGMMRELAKKVTVPKLVKKSSKSRSFHFRYLELCRNKNLTPLPEIRKKSNETTLLELYADKLTVSDWLLIIEAIHHDLTLKTFVLRMRRTYQHNTIDPIDTENRARRFTQRPVIFTRFIFRALVQAISNCVLSNKNLTVVKLEGLPLYEGYIEGITKSLSGNDRLETLSFRKSTLGDKGCQLVCNTAKYLNRITIVDLSECNITCQGAVYVAEMIKIQKISRFTEGWEKSLRYQTPDMNSLLGLRTVLLANNPNIGDKGLSCIVDVLKEDAWIRVVDMQGCGLTDVGANDILSLLDLNTFIKEFHVRNNVGISQALQRTIHERLLPPEIEHKQEDEFDSNFLRDTENGKYPQGKKATIVKLLSHAKAVEDKLAFERVLRQKAEDLNFKLTKQLMYKDSQMADDNVSQRPDTPKDHMQMKKDVKVSPTPRQMRKTNEYIEMKEDFQESPTHRQMRKTKEYMEMEEDVPESPTYRQMRKTKEYMEMKEDVPESPKYRQMRKNKEYMEMKEDVRESPKYRQMRKTNEYLEMEEDVPESPKYRQMRKNKEYMEMKEDVRESPQYRQMRKTNEYLEMEGDVPESPKYRQMRKTKEYMEMKEDVRESPKYRQMRKTNEYLEMEEDVPESPQYRQMRKTNEYLEMEGDVPESPKYRQMRKTKEYMEMKEDVRESPKYRQMRKTNEYLEMEEDVPESPKYRQMRKTNEYQEMEEDVPESPTYRQMRKTNEYLEMEEDVPESPKYRQMRKTNEYLEMEEDVPESPTYRQMRQTNEYLEMEEEYLSGSSTYCATLVGSSMTTPELTPRSDAKTLCPYDESEDTDSRSQGMDPMEFSHLDVRKVRSEMKYVESNVNEGKKNRESKSDHEFANELHFKLNSMVHFERDIGDSAKVSAKQAHRYEDAGDEQDIGPTSMIQDGSKQVVEQINLPTKKKTGVVKAGQKQRRARNDGGGDGQCNSVEQSEHHIGPTVMIKDGQTQEQDRNDGGGDGKRSKVAKQRRRAKMPDSIG; via the exons atGTCTCTCGGCCGTGTGTCGGGGATACGGAATGGTATGATGAGAGAGCTAGCAAAGAAGGTGACGGTGCCGAAGCTCGTAAAGAAATCAAGCAAGAGCCGGTCGTTCCATTTCCGCTATCTGGAACTATGTCGCAACAAGAACCTGACACCGCTACCTGAGATACGCAAAAAGTCAAATGAGACCACACTTCTAGAGTTATACGCCGACAAGCTGACCGTGAGCGACTGGCTCCTGATCATCGAGGCCATTCACCATGATCTGACTTTGAAGACCTTTGTGCTGCGCATGCGTCGCACCTATCAGCACA ATACAATTGATCCCATCGACACGGAGAATCGTGCCCGACGCTTTACCCAGCGTCCCGTGATATTTACGCGCTTTATTTTCCGTGCCCTCGTCCAGGCCATCTCAAATTGTGTTTTGAGCAACAAGAATCTCACAGTGGTCAAGCTGGAGGGTCTTCCCCTTTATGAAGGATACATCGAGGGCATTACCAAG TCGCTGTCCGGCAACGACCGCCTGGAGACATTGAGCTTCCGCAAGTCCACGCTCGGGGACAAGGGCTGCCAACTGGTTTGCAATACAGCCAAGTACCTCAACCGCATTACCATAGTCGATCTATCCGAGTGCAACATCACCTGCCAAGGGGCCGTTTACGTGGCCGAAATGATCAAG ATTCAAAAGATTTCACGTTTCACGGAGGGGTGGGAGAAATCGTTGCGCTACCAGACTCCCGATATGAATTCGTTGTTGGGCTTGCGCACGGTTCTTCTCGCGAACAATCCCAATATTGGGGACAAAGGCCTCTCATGCATCGTCGATGTGCTGAAGGAGGATGCCTGGATAAGGG TCGTCGACATGCAGGGCTGTGGCCTGACAGATGTTGGAGCCAATGATATACTCAGCCTACTGGATCTGAATACTTTCATCAAGGAGTTCCATGTACGCAACAACGTGGGGATCAGCCAGGCATTGCAGCGTACCATTCACGAACGCCTGCTGCCGCCCGAAATCGAACATAAGCAGGAAGACGAGTTCGATTCCAACTTTTTGAGAGACACAGAAAACGGAAAATATCCCCAGGGCAAGAAGGCTACTATCGTCAAATTGCTCTCGCACGCCAAGGCCGTTGAGGACAAGCTGGCCTTCGAGCGCGTTCTACGTCAGAAGGCCGAGGACCTGAACTTCAAGCTCACCAAGCAACTAATGTACAAGGACAGCCAGATGGCCGATGACAACGTCTCGCAACGCCCCGATACGCCCAAAGATCATATGCAAATGAAGAAGGACGTCAAAGT ATCGCCGACACCCCGCCAGATGCGCAAGACCAACGAATATATAGAAATGAAGGAAGACTTCCAAGA GTCGCCAACACATCGCCAGATGCGCAAGACCAAGGAATATATGGAGATGGAAGAAGACGTCCCAGA GTCGCCAACATATCGCCAGATGCGCAAGACCAAGGAATATATGGAAATGAAGGAAGACGTGCCAGA GTCACCAAAATATCGCCAGATGCGCAAGAACAAGGAATATATGGAAATGAAGGAAGACGTGCGAGA GTCGCCGAAATATCGCCAGATGCGCAAGACAAACGAATATCTGGAGATGGAAGAAGACGTGCCAGA GTCACCAAAATATCGCCAGATGCGCAAGAACAAGGAATATATGGAAATGAAGGAAGACGTGCGAGA GTCGCCGCAATATCGCCAGATGCGCAAGACCAACGAATATCTGGAGATGGAAGGAGACGTGCCAGA GTCACCAAAATATCGCCAGATGCGCAAGACCAAGGAATATATGGAAATGAAGGAAGACGTGCGAGA GTCGCCGAAATATCGCCAAATGCGCAAGACCAACGAATATCTGGAGATGGAAGAAGACGTCCCGGA GTCGCCGCAATATCGCCAGATGCGCAAGACCAACGAATATCTGGAGATGGAAGGAGACGTGCCAGA GTCACCAAAATATCGCCAGATGCGCAAGACCAAGGAATATATGGAAATGAAGGAAGACGTGCGAGA GTCGCCGAAATATCGCCAAATGCGCAAGACCAACGAATATCTGGAGATGGAAGAAGACGTCCCGGA GTCGCCAAAATATCGCCAGATGCGCAAGACCAACGAATATCAGGAGATGGAAGAAGACGTGCCAGA GTCACCGACATATCGCCAGATGCGCAAGACCAACGAATATCTGGAGATGGAAGAAGACGTCCCGGA GTCGCCAAAATATCGCCAGATGCGCAAGACCAACGAATATCTGGAGATGGAAGAAGACGTGCCAGA GTCGCCGACATATCGTCAGATGCGCCAGACCAACGAATATCTGGAGATGGAAGAAGAATACCTCTCAGg ATCATCGACTTATTGCGCGACACTGGTGGGCAGCTCCATGACTACCCCGGAGTTGACTCCACGCAGCGACGCGAAAACGCTGTGTCCGTACGATGAATCTGAGGATACCGATAGCCGTTCCCAGGGAATGGACCCAATGGAGTTCAGCCATTTGGACGTTCGCAAGGTGCGCAGCGAGATGAAATACGTTGAGAGTAACGTGAATGAAGGCAAAAAGAATCGCGAGTCGAAGTCTGACCACGAGTTCGCCAACGAACTACAT TTCAAGCTAAACTCGATGGTACATTTCGAGCGGGATATTGGCGACAGTGCCAAAGTGTCCGCCAAACAAGCTCATCGTTACGAAGACGCCGGAGACGAGCAGGACATTGGTCCTACATCCATGATTCAGGACGGTTCTAAGCAAGTCGTGGAGCAAATCAATCTGCCAACTAAGAAGAAGACAGGCGTGGTCAAGGCCGGACAAAAGCAACGTCGTGCTCGTAACGATGGAGGCGGTGACGGACAATGCAACTCCGTAGAACAATCAGAGCATCACATTGGGCCCACTGTCATGATAAAGGACGGTCAAACACAGGAACAAGATCGTAATGATGGTGGTGGAGACGGCAAGCGTTCGAAGGTGGCAAAACAGCGACGCCGTGCTAAGATGCCGGACAGTATCGGTTAA